The Microbacterium phyllosphaerae region GACGACGGAGGACCGTGTGGCGGTCTGCGCCCTCACCGTACGACTCAGAGACAAGTCCCTGGTCAGCGGCAATATCGTGCACCAGTTTGCGCTCGTAGCTGGACATCGCCGGCAGCGACGCCTGGGTGGCACCCTCATCGAGCTTCGCAGCCGCCGCGTTGACCAGCGTCTCGAGCTGACGACGACGGGTGTCGCGGGATCCACCGATGTCGAGGATCAGGCGCGAGAACGAACCGGTCTTGCTCTGCACAGCGAGTCGCG contains the following coding sequences:
- a CDS encoding Jag family protein, coding for MTDNVTETVEPTVAELENEGDVAADYLEELLDIADIDGDLNLDVRQGRAYVSVEAEGDGLALLSAPDTVQALQELTRLAVQSKTGSFSRLILDIGGSRDTRRRQLETLVNAAAAKLDEGATQASLPAMSSYERKLVHDIAADQGLVSESYGEGADRHTVLRRR